The Cherax quadricarinatus isolate ZL_2023a chromosome 20, ASM3850222v1, whole genome shotgun sequence genome has a window encoding:
- the LOC128699867 gene encoding zinc finger protein 271-like, which translates to MQCMRVPLRKQTYQCSECLKDFLQRSHLIQHIRVHTQEKPYHCSECLKGFSQKSHLIQHMRVHTQEKPYKCSECLKDFSQRSHLIQHMRIHTQEKPYQCSECLKDFSRKSNLIEHMRIHLKEKPYHCSECLKGFSQRTTLIQHMRVHSQEKPYHCSECQKEFSQRSYLTRHMSIHSQEKPHQCSQCLKGFTRKSSLIRHMGVHSAKTYQCSECLKDFSQRSYLIQHMKVHKQEKPFQCSECLKDFSQRSYLIRHLKYHSPKKPYQCSECLKDYSQRSHLIRHMKVHTQEKPFHCSECLKDFSLRSQLIQHMKVHTQEKPFKCSECLKDFSRKSNIIQHMRVHAQEKPYQCSECLKDFKQKSQLIQHMKVHS; encoded by the coding sequence ATGCAGTGCATGAGAGTTCCTTTAAGGAAACAAACATATCAGTGTTCTGAATGTCTAAAAGACTTCTTGCAGAGATCACATCTAATACAACACATAAGAgttcacacacaagaaaaaccatatcattGTTCTGAATGTTTAAAAGGTTTTTCACAGAAATCACATCTAATACAGCACATGAGAGTTCATACACAAGAAAAACCATATAAGTGTTCTGAGTGTCTAAAAGATTTTTCACAGAGATCACATCTAATACaacacatgagaattcatacacaagaaaaaccatatcagtgttcagaatgtctaaaAGACTTTTCACGGAAATCAAACCTAATAGAACACATGAGAATTCATTTAAAAGAAAAACCATATCATTGTTCAGAATGTCTAAAAGGCTTTTCACAGAGAACAACCCTAATacaacacatgagagttcattcacaagaaaaaccatatcactGTTCAGAATGTCAAAAAGAATTCTCACAGAGATCATATCTAACACGACACATGAGTATTCACTCACAAGAAAAACCACATCAGTGTTCGCAATGTCTGAAAGGCTTTACACGGAAATCATCCCTAATACGACACATGGGAGTTCATTCAGCAAAAACGTATCAGTGTTCTGAATGTCTAAAAGACTTTTCACAGAGATCATATCTAATACAACACATGAAAGTTCATAAACAAGaaaaaccatttcagtgttctgAATGTCTAAAAGACTTTTCTCAGAGATCGTATCTAATACGACACTTGAAATATCATTCACCAAAAAAACCGTATCAGTGTTCTGAATGTCTAAAAGACTATTCCCAGAGATCACATCTAATACGACACATGAAAGTTCATACACAAGAAAaaccatttcattgttctgagTGTCTAAAAGACTTTTCACTAAGATCACAGCTAATACAACACATGAAAGTTCATACTCAAGAAAAACCATTTAAGTGTTCTGAATGTCTAAAAGACTTTTCACGTAAATCAAATATAATACAGCACATGAGAGTTCATGCACAAGAAAAACCCTATCAGTGTTCTGAATGTCTAAAAGACTTTAAACAAAAATCGCAACTTATACAACACATGAAAGTTCATTCATGA